The Acidobacteriota bacterium genome has a segment encoding these proteins:
- a CDS encoding methionine aminotransferase, whose protein sequence is MTSAVPVTSKLPDIGVSIFAVMTRLANEHQAINLSQGFPDFDCDPALVEAVAKAMREGHNQYAPMPGVLALREGIAAKVEQLYGPRYDPMTEVLVTSGATAGLYATLTALVQPGDEVLLFEPCYDSYVPVIRLSGGVPVFVSLRYPDYTVNWDEVRRAITPRTRIILVNTPHNPTGMMWSADDMKQLQSIVDGTDIILIGDEVYEHIIFDGRRHESLLRYEDLRARSIVISSFGKTFHTTGWKVGYCIGPQTLMAEVTRVHQFVTFTVHTPSQMAFAESVRKDPAAKDLSGFYQRKRDLFLELTASSRFKPLACGGTYFQLMDFSAISKETDKEIAHRLIVEHGVASIPVSAFLYKDTGGPVLRFCFAKRDETLTAAAERLVKI, encoded by the coding sequence ATGACCTCGGCTGTTCCCGTCACCTCCAAGCTTCCCGATATCGGCGTCAGCATCTTCGCGGTGATGACCCGGCTGGCCAACGAGCACCAGGCCATCAACCTGTCGCAAGGGTTCCCGGATTTCGACTGCGACCCGGCGCTGGTCGAGGCGGTGGCCAAGGCCATGCGCGAGGGCCACAACCAGTACGCGCCCATGCCGGGCGTGCTGGCGCTGCGCGAGGGCATCGCGGCCAAGGTCGAGCAGCTGTACGGTCCGCGCTACGACCCCATGACCGAGGTCCTGGTGACCTCGGGCGCGACGGCCGGCCTGTATGCGACGCTGACGGCGCTGGTGCAGCCGGGCGACGAGGTGCTGTTGTTCGAGCCGTGCTACGACTCGTACGTGCCGGTGATTCGCCTGAGTGGCGGCGTGCCGGTGTTCGTGAGCCTGCGCTATCCCGACTACACCGTGAACTGGGACGAGGTCCGCCGCGCCATTACGCCCAGGACGCGCATTATCCTGGTGAACACGCCGCACAATCCGACCGGCATGATGTGGTCGGCCGACGACATGAAGCAGCTGCAGTCGATCGTTGACGGCACGGACATCATCCTGATTGGCGACGAAGTCTACGAACACATCATTTTCGACGGCCGCCGCCACGAGAGCCTGCTGCGCTACGAGGACCTGCGCGCGCGCTCGATCGTGATCAGCTCGTTCGGCAAGACCTTCCATACGACCGGCTGGAAGGTGGGCTACTGCATCGGGCCGCAGACGCTGATGGCCGAGGTCACGCGCGTCCACCAGTTCGTGACGTTTACCGTGCACACGCCGTCGCAGATGGCGTTCGCAGAGTCCGTGCGCAAGGATCCCGCCGCGAAAGACCTGTCGGGCTTCTACCAGCGGAAGCGGGACTTGTTCCTGGAACTGACGGCGAGCTCGCGATTCAAGCCACTGGCGTGTGGCGGTACGTACTTCCAGTTGATGGACTTCTCGGCGATCTCGAAAGAGACCGACAAGGAGATCGCCCACCGGCTGATCGTCGAGCACGGCGTCGCGTCGATCCCCGTCTCCGCATTTCTCTACAAGGACACCGGCGGACCCGTCCTGCGGTTCTGCTTCGCTAAACGCGACGAAACCCTGACCGCCGCCGCCGAGCGGCTCGTGAAGATCTGA
- a CDS encoding metallophosphoesterase codes for MKLWAISDLHVGYEENRRVVDALPAFPDDWLIVAGDTGETPAHLDFVLRSLEPKFAQVIWTPGNHDLWTPKTLPPDQRGAAHYERLVALCRRYGVFTPEDPYPKWPGDGPLRAIVPTFTLFDYSFRPDHVAREDALAWAAETGIRSADEDLLAPDPYPHCDEWCAARVAATEARLDAIPKEAKLIVANHFPLRRDLAVLPRIPRFSIWCGTMRTNDWHRRYNFETVVSGHLHLRSSREIDGVRFEEVSLGYPKQWNQSRGLEHYLRRIL; via the coding sequence GTGAAGCTCTGGGCGATTAGCGATCTGCACGTCGGCTACGAAGAGAACCGGCGGGTGGTCGACGCGTTGCCGGCATTCCCGGACGACTGGCTGATCGTGGCCGGCGACACCGGCGAGACGCCGGCCCACCTCGACTTCGTGCTGCGCAGTCTCGAACCGAAGTTCGCCCAAGTGATCTGGACGCCCGGCAACCACGACCTGTGGACGCCGAAGACCCTGCCGCCGGACCAGCGCGGCGCGGCCCACTACGAGCGGCTGGTCGCGCTCTGCCGCCGCTACGGCGTGTTCACGCCAGAGGATCCCTACCCGAAATGGCCCGGAGACGGCCCGCTGCGCGCCATCGTCCCGACCTTTACCTTGTTCGACTACTCGTTCCGGCCGGACCACGTTGCTCGCGAAGATGCCCTTGCCTGGGCCGCCGAAACTGGCATCCGGTCGGCTGATGAAGACCTGCTGGCGCCCGATCCGTACCCGCACTGCGACGAGTGGTGTGCCGCCCGCGTCGCCGCCACCGAAGCGCGGCTGGATGCCATTCCCAAGGAGGCGAAGCTAATCGTCGCCAATCACTTCCCGCTGCGTCGCGACCTGGCGGTACTGCCGCGGATCCCGCGCTTCTCGATCTGGTGCGGGACGATGAGAACCAACGACTGGCACCGCCGCTACAACTTCGAGACGGTCGTCTCGGGCCACCTGCATCTCCGCTCGTCGCGCGAGATCGACGGCGTGAGGTTCGAGGAAGTGTCACTCGGATATCCCAAGCAGTGGAACCAGTCACGCGGGCTCGAGCACTACCTGCGGCGCATTCTCTAG
- a CDS encoding 4'-phosphopantetheinyl transferase superfamily protein produces MIDLLPFRSVHVDLLSTDNNEALARRAHYLQWLSPDEHERMARFVFERDRVRFLLTRALVRTTLSRYAPVAPADWHFIANAHGRPEILDRPAGVPDLRFNLSHTDGLIACAVTIGREVGIDVEHVGRRLTQDVAARFFAPAEVAHLQSLPADQQERVFFDYWTMKEAYIKARGFGLALPLGDFAFHFAPDRPPAITIEPSLRDDPATWQFLQDWPTPIHRLGLAIRRTGDDLPVRMRQVVP; encoded by the coding sequence ATGATCGATCTGTTGCCGTTCCGGTCGGTGCACGTGGACCTGCTGTCGACTGACAACAACGAGGCGCTGGCCAGGCGGGCGCACTACCTGCAGTGGCTCTCGCCTGACGAGCACGAGCGCATGGCGCGGTTCGTGTTCGAGCGCGATCGCGTGCGGTTTCTGTTGACCCGCGCGCTGGTCCGGACCACGCTGTCACGCTACGCACCAGTGGCGCCCGCCGACTGGCACTTCATTGCCAACGCGCACGGGCGCCCCGAGATTCTCGATCGGCCGGCGGGGGTGCCCGACTTGCGGTTCAACCTCTCCCACACCGACGGCCTGATCGCCTGCGCGGTGACGATCGGCCGCGAAGTGGGCATCGACGTCGAACACGTCGGGCGCCGATTGACGCAGGACGTCGCGGCCCGCTTCTTTGCGCCGGCCGAGGTCGCGCACCTCCAATCGTTGCCGGCCGATCAGCAGGAGCGGGTGTTCTTCGACTACTGGACCATGAAGGAGGCCTACATCAAGGCCCGCGGGTTCGGCCTGGCTTTGCCGCTCGGCGACTTCGCGTTCCACTTCGCGCCGGACCGCCCGCCGGCCATCACCATCGAACCGTCGCTGCGTGACGATCCGGCCACCTGGCAGTTCCTGCAGGACTGGCCGACGCCGATCCATCGGCTGGGCCTGGCGATTCGCCGCACCGGCGACGATCTGCCGGTGCGCATGCGGCAAGTCGTCCCGTGA
- a CDS encoding VTT domain-containing protein, with the protein MLTKVVAAITAWATGLGGVGLFIIAALDSSFLSFPQVNDVLVMLLSAKYPERMIYYAGMTTAGSLLGCYALFAVARRGGEVFMRKRLKGAHVDRAMRLYQRFGILAVVVPALLPPPVPFKVFVVLAGAANVATWRFVVAIVIGRGIRYFGQGYLAVLYGEQALDYMQAHGAQIGIGLAVLALAAGLALVMLRRREQATA; encoded by the coding sequence ATGCTGACCAAGGTGGTTGCGGCCATTACCGCGTGGGCCACGGGCCTGGGGGGCGTAGGCCTGTTCATCATCGCCGCGCTCGACTCGTCGTTCCTGTCGTTTCCGCAGGTCAACGACGTGCTGGTGATGTTGCTGAGCGCGAAGTACCCCGAACGCATGATCTATTACGCCGGCATGACCACCGCCGGTTCGCTGCTCGGCTGCTATGCGCTGTTCGCCGTCGCCCGCCGCGGGGGCGAGGTGTTCATGCGCAAGCGCCTCAAGGGCGCGCACGTCGATCGCGCCATGCGGCTCTACCAGCGCTTCGGGATTCTCGCGGTGGTGGTACCGGCCCTGCTGCCGCCGCCGGTGCCGTTCAAGGTGTTCGTCGTACTCGCCGGCGCCGCGAATGTCGCGACCTGGCGTTTCGTCGTCGCGATTGTGATCGGCCGTGGCATCCGCTATTTCGGCCAGGGTTACCTGGCGGTGCTGTACGGCGAGCAGGCCCTGGACTACATGCAGGCGCACGGCGCCCAGATCGGCATCGGCCTGGCCGTGCTGGCGCTCGCGGCGGGCCTCGCACTGGTGATGTTGCGTCGACGCGAGCAGGCCACGGCATGA
- a CDS encoding lysylphosphatidylglycerol synthase transmembrane domain-containing protein, translating into MRRTVPQLISLAALVLGVALFIYTVMGLNRDETLRQVRELGLALPIVLIPSVIWHVMRAAGWWVCFPPEVRPSFWRVFRVRLAADAVGYFTIRGVASEPLRVVLLMDRVPPVVSAAASVLERTAMGIMSVVGVGLFAAFAVSSDMLPRAWQGVFLGIAATALVVLVFSLLFLMRSGRYFGPLISKIHARTGWRWAGGRTVRVISAVEDLFLKLARTDPQRLEALVALSVACYAVMALEVYLVFWAMGESISLWVGIIVETFTRSASVASGAIPGNLGALEASNVAVVKALGLAGGGTLALFRRVRSLIFATAGLAFYPRDTVAAAPTPEAPGC; encoded by the coding sequence ATGAGACGAACGGTCCCACAACTGATCTCGCTCGCCGCCCTCGTGCTGGGCGTCGCCCTCTTCATCTATACCGTGATGGGTCTCAACCGTGACGAGACCCTCCGGCAGGTGCGCGAGCTGGGCCTGGCCTTGCCGATCGTGCTGATCCCGAGCGTGATCTGGCACGTGATGCGCGCGGCCGGCTGGTGGGTGTGCTTCCCGCCAGAAGTGCGGCCGTCATTCTGGCGGGTGTTCCGCGTGCGGCTGGCCGCCGACGCCGTCGGCTACTTCACCATCCGCGGCGTCGCCAGCGAACCGCTCCGGGTCGTGCTCCTGATGGACCGCGTGCCCCCGGTCGTCTCGGCCGCGGCGTCGGTGCTCGAACGCACCGCCATGGGCATCATGAGCGTCGTCGGCGTCGGGTTGTTCGCGGCGTTTGCGGTCTCGTCCGACATGCTGCCGCGCGCCTGGCAGGGCGTGTTCCTCGGCATTGCCGCCACGGCGCTGGTGGTGCTCGTGTTCTCGCTGCTGTTCCTGATGCGGTCGGGACGCTACTTCGGCCCGCTCATCTCGAAGATTCATGCCCGCACCGGATGGAGATGGGCCGGTGGCCGCACGGTGCGGGTCATCAGCGCCGTGGAGGACCTGTTCCTGAAGCTGGCGCGGACCGATCCGCAGCGGCTCGAGGCGCTGGTCGCGCTGAGCGTCGCGTGCTACGCGGTGATGGCGCTCGAGGTCTACCTGGTGTTCTGGGCCATGGGCGAATCCATCTCGCTGTGGGTCGGCATCATTGTCGAAACCTTCACCCGATCGGCGAGCGTGGCGAGCGGCGCGATTCCGGGCAACCTGGGCGCCCTCGAAGCCTCGAACGTCGCGGTGGTCAAGGCGCTCGGCCTGGCCGGGGGCGGCACGCTCGCGCTGTTCCGGCGCGTGCGCAGCCTGATCTTCGCCACGGCCGGCCTGGCGTTCTACCCGCGCGACACCGTCGCCGCCGCGCCCACGCCCGAGGCGCCCGGATGCTGA
- a CDS encoding arsinothricin resistance N-acetyltransferase ArsN1, producing the protein MTLSARAASPGDIPAIAQIYNEGIEDRLGTFETRPRSHDDVRAWFDGIHPIVVVEASGQVVAFGSTSTYRTRDCYGGIAEFSVYVSRASRGQGAGRVAMEALVPAAAAAGFWKLLSRIFVENTASRTLMARAGFREVGIYEKHGKLDGVWRDVVIVERIIPENVR; encoded by the coding sequence ATGACGTTGTCCGCACGAGCGGCGTCCCCGGGCGACATCCCGGCGATCGCCCAAATCTACAACGAAGGCATCGAAGACCGCCTTGGCACCTTCGAAACCCGCCCGCGCTCGCACGACGATGTGCGCGCGTGGTTCGATGGCATACACCCCATCGTCGTGGTCGAAGCCAGCGGCCAGGTCGTCGCGTTCGGCTCGACTTCGACCTATCGTACTCGCGACTGCTACGGCGGCATTGCCGAGTTCTCGGTCTACGTGTCGCGCGCGTCGCGCGGCCAGGGCGCCGGCCGGGTGGCGATGGAGGCCCTGGTCCCGGCCGCCGCGGCGGCCGGCTTCTGGAAGCTGCTGTCGCGCATCTTCGTCGAGAACACCGCCAGCCGCACGCTGATGGCGCGCGCCGGGTTCCGCGAGGTCGGCATCTACGAGAAGCACGGCAAGCTCGACGGGGTGTGGCGCGACGTAGTGATCGTGGAGCGCATCATTCCCGAGAACGTGCGCTGA
- a CDS encoding methyltransferase domain-containing protein yields the protein MLTRTAALVLALSVGFVAVVEAQRRHPVSGRVFAPVMGVGGAGWLERPEREAEEAPSKALAALELKPGMVVADIGAGSGYYTSRMAKQVGPTGQVFATDIQPGMLEILNRRIKSEGLANVTTVLGAVDDPKLAPASIDLAIMVDVYHELQSPQVFLQRLKPVFKPGGRLVLVEFRKEDPKVPILEVHKMSVAEVKMELEAEGFVIDQVIDVLPWQHIIVLRLK from the coding sequence ATGTTAACCCGGACCGCCGCGTTGGTTCTCGCTCTCTCAGTCGGATTCGTGGCGGTCGTCGAGGCGCAGCGCCGCCACCCGGTCAGCGGGCGTGTGTTTGCGCCGGTCATGGGCGTTGGCGGCGCCGGGTGGCTGGAGCGGCCCGAGCGGGAGGCGGAAGAGGCGCCCTCGAAGGCGCTGGCGGCCCTCGAGCTGAAGCCGGGCATGGTGGTGGCCGACATTGGCGCCGGCTCGGGGTATTACACGTCGCGGATGGCGAAGCAGGTGGGACCCACTGGCCAGGTGTTTGCCACCGACATCCAGCCCGGGATGCTCGAGATCCTCAACCGGCGGATCAAGTCCGAGGGGCTGGCCAACGTGACGACGGTCCTCGGGGCGGTCGACGACCCGAAGCTGGCGCCGGCGTCCATCGACCTCGCCATCATGGTCGATGTCTACCACGAGCTCCAGAGCCCGCAGGTGTTCCTGCAGCGACTGAAACCGGTGTTCAAGCCCGGCGGACGGCTGGTGCTGGTCGAGTTCCGGAAGGAGGACCCGAAGGTGCCCATTCTCGAGGTCCACAAGATGAGCGTGGCCGAGGTGAAGATGGAACTGGAGGCCGAGGGCTTCGTGATCGACCAGGTGATCGACGTTCTGCCCTGGCAACACATTATCGTGCTGCGACTGAAGTAG
- a CDS encoding MIP family channel protein — protein MLKGTPREAAAEFFGTFILIAFGAGVVAQTVLSQEGNGSYLGINVGWGLGVMLGIYAAGGVSGAHLNPAVTFALAVHRTFPWNKVLPYALAQTAGAFAGAALVFLNYREALTAFDGGTRMIEGATATAGIFATYPQPYLSLAGGFVDQVIGTMLLMAGVLAVTDQKNVAPPAWLTAPLVGLLVVAIGVAFGFNAGYAINPARDLGPRLFTLVAGWGPGVFTAGGGWWWVPIVAPCVGAVLGAWLYDMFINKHHEAPESNR, from the coding sequence ATGCTCAAAGGCACCCCGCGAGAAGCTGCAGCAGAGTTCTTCGGCACGTTCATCCTGATCGCGTTCGGCGCGGGCGTGGTCGCTCAAACGGTGCTCAGCCAGGAGGGCAATGGCTCGTACCTGGGGATCAATGTGGGCTGGGGGCTCGGCGTCATGCTTGGGATCTACGCCGCTGGTGGCGTCTCAGGCGCCCACTTGAACCCGGCGGTAACGTTCGCCCTGGCGGTGCATCGCACGTTCCCCTGGAACAAGGTCTTGCCGTATGCGCTGGCCCAGACCGCCGGCGCGTTTGCCGGCGCCGCCCTCGTGTTCCTCAACTATCGCGAGGCGCTCACGGCGTTCGACGGCGGGACGCGGATGATCGAGGGCGCCACGGCCACCGCCGGCATTTTCGCCACCTATCCGCAGCCGTACCTGTCGCTGGCCGGTGGCTTCGTGGATCAGGTCATCGGCACCATGTTGCTGATGGCCGGCGTGCTGGCCGTGACCGACCAGAAGAACGTCGCGCCGCCGGCGTGGCTGACGGCGCCGCTGGTGGGTCTGCTGGTCGTGGCCATCGGCGTCGCGTTCGGCTTCAACGCCGGCTACGCCATCAACCCTGCCCGCGACCTGGGACCGCGGCTGTTTACGCTGGTGGCGGGATGGGGCCCGGGCGTCTTCACCGCGGGCGGCGGCTGGTGGTGGGTGCCGATCGTGGCGCCGTGTGTCGGCGCGGTGCTCGGCGCGTGGCTGTATGACATGTTTATCAACAAGCATCACGAGGCCCCGGAGTCGAATCGATGA
- the glpK gene encoding glycerol kinase GlpK gives MKYILALDQGTTSSRAIVFDRAGKAVATAQQEFPQIFPGPGHVEHDPEAIWATQLQTAKDALSKAGLTAADIAAIGVTNQRETTVLWDKATGKPMANAIVWQSRVTAPICDRLKADGHEPTFRKKTGLVVDAYFSGTKIKHLLDSHDGLRARAAKGEVLFGTIDSFLISRLTGGKVHVTDVSNASRTLLFNIHTMQWDDELLKLLDVPRAMLPEVKSSSEVYGHTDPSLFGTAIPIAGAAGDQQAALFGQACFEPGSAKNTYGTGCFMLLNTGTKPVPSQKGLVTTVAWKVGGVTTYALEGSVFVAGAAVQWLRDGLEAIEASADVEKLMATVDDTDGVYLVPAFVGLGAPHWDPRARGVIVGLTRNTKMAHVARAAVDAMAYQTRDVLEVMQLESGLPLTTLKVDGGAAANAMLLQFQADLLNVTVRRPVVAETTALGAAYLAGLAVGYWKSMDDVATNWALDREFRPAMPKAKSEKLYAGWKRAVGRSLDWET, from the coding sequence ATGAAATACATTCTTGCCCTTGATCAGGGCACCACGTCGAGCCGTGCCATCGTGTTCGACCGCGCCGGCAAGGCGGTGGCGACGGCACAGCAGGAGTTTCCGCAGATTTTCCCTGGGCCTGGGCACGTCGAGCACGATCCCGAAGCGATTTGGGCCACCCAGCTGCAGACGGCGAAAGACGCGCTCAGCAAGGCCGGCCTCACGGCGGCCGACATTGCCGCGATTGGCGTCACCAACCAGCGCGAGACCACGGTGCTGTGGGACAAGGCGACCGGTAAGCCGATGGCCAACGCCATTGTCTGGCAGAGCCGCGTGACCGCGCCGATCTGCGACCGGTTGAAGGCCGATGGTCACGAGCCGACCTTCCGCAAGAAGACCGGCCTGGTGGTTGACGCCTACTTCTCGGGGACGAAGATCAAGCACCTGCTCGACTCCCACGACGGCCTGCGCGCGCGCGCCGCGAAGGGGGAAGTCTTGTTCGGCACCATCGACAGCTTCCTGATCTCGCGCCTGACCGGTGGCAAGGTGCACGTCACCGATGTCAGCAACGCGAGCCGGACCCTGCTGTTCAACATTCACACCATGCAGTGGGACGACGAGCTGTTGAAGCTGCTCGATGTGCCTCGCGCGATGCTGCCCGAGGTGAAGTCGTCCAGCGAGGTCTACGGGCACACCGACCCCTCGCTGTTCGGGACCGCCATTCCCATTGCCGGCGCCGCCGGCGATCAGCAGGCGGCGCTGTTTGGCCAGGCGTGCTTCGAGCCGGGGTCGGCGAAGAACACCTACGGCACGGGCTGCTTCATGCTGCTCAACACCGGCACCAAGCCGGTGCCGTCGCAAAAGGGCCTGGTCACCACCGTGGCCTGGAAGGTCGGTGGGGTCACCACCTATGCGCTCGAAGGCTCGGTGTTCGTGGCCGGTGCCGCGGTGCAGTGGCTGCGGGATGGCCTCGAAGCGATCGAAGCGTCAGCGGATGTCGAGAAGCTGATGGCGACCGTGGACGATACCGACGGCGTCTACCTCGTGCCGGCGTTTGTCGGCCTGGGGGCGCCGCACTGGGATCCGCGTGCCCGCGGCGTGATCGTCGGGCTGACCCGGAACACCAAGATGGCCCACGTCGCTCGCGCGGCCGTGGATGCGATGGCCTACCAAACCCGCGACGTGCTGGAAGTGATGCAGCTTGAGTCCGGCCTGCCGCTCACGACCTTGAAGGTCGATGGGGGAGCCGCGGCCAACGCGATGTTGCTGCAGTTCCAGGCCGACCTGCTGAACGTCACTGTCCGGCGTCCCGTGGTCGCCGAAACCACAGCGCTCGGCGCGGCCTATCTCGCCGGACTTGCCGTGGGCTACTGGAAGAGCATGGACGATGTGGCCACCAACTGGGCGCTCGACCGCGAGTTCCGCCCGGCCATGCCGAAGGCGAAGAGCGAGAAGTTGTATGCGGGCTGGAAAAGGGCCGTAGGCCGATCGCTCGACTGGGAAACCTAG